One Enterobacteriaceae endosymbiont of Donacia tomentosa genomic window, AAAATAAATTAAAAATATTGCTCTTACCAAAAAATGAAGAAAATAATCGTAACTGTTTCTTAGAAATTAAGGCAGGTTCTGGAGGTAATGAAGCTTGTATATTTGTTAATAATTTATCAAAAATGTATATTAGATATTCAGAATCAAAAAAATGGAAAGTAAAAATTATCCATATTCATTATAATGAATATGGAGGTTATAAAGAAATTATTTTAAAAATTATTGGAAAAGGATCTTATGGTAAATTAAAATATGAATCAGGTGGTCATAGAGTTCAGCGAGTTCCTGAAACAGAATCACAAGGTAGAGTACATACTTCAACATGTACTATCGCTGTGATGCCTGAATTATTAAAAAAAGAACGCCCAAAAATTAATATTCAAGATTTAAAAATAGATACGTTTAGATCTTCTGGCGCTGGTGGACAACATGTAAATACAACAGATTCAGCTATTCGTATTACTCATATACCTACAAATATTGTCGTAGAGTGTCAAGATGAAAGATCTCAACATAAAAATAAAGCAAAAGCTTTAGCTGTATTAGCTGCTAGAATAAATGAAATGGAAATAAAAAAAAAAAATAAAAATAATGCATTAAAAAAAAAAATGTTATTAGGTTCTGGAGAACGTTCTGATAGAAATAGAACTTATAATTTTATTCAAAAAAGAGTAACAGATCATCGTATTAATTTAACAATTTACAAATTAAATGAAATTATGAATGGTGAATTAGATATCTTAATTAAACCTATTATTCATAAATATAATACTGATGCTTTATTAGCTATATCAAAAAAATAAATAATGATTATTAATAAATGGTTACAATATTCCTATAATTTTTTAAAAAAAAATGAAATTAAATTATATCAATTAGAATCAGTAATTATGTTATCCTTTGTTTTAAAAAAATCTAAATCTTGGATTTATGGTTATAGTGAAAAAAAAATAAATTTTACACAATTAAAAATTCTAAAAAAAATGTTAAAAAGAAGAGTTAGAGGAGAGCCTATAGCTTATATATTAGGTTTTTGTGAATTTTGGTCATTAAAAATTTATGTTTCACATAATGTTTTAATACCTAGACAAGATACAGAAATATTAGTAAACGTTGCATGTAAGAAAATTAATTTTAAAACACAGAAAATATTAGATTTAGGAACTGGAAGTGGGATAATTGCATTAGTTATTGCAAATAGATTTAATAATCTTAATATTACTGCTGTGGATTTTCGTAAAAAAATTTTAAATATAGCTAAATATAATGCAAAAAAATTATTGATTAATAATATTACTTTTTTAAAAAGTAATTGGTTTAGTAAATTAAAGAATAAAAAATTTGATGTGATTGTAAGTAATCCTCCTTATATTAGTTATAAAGAATATTTTTTTTTTAAAAAAAAATTAAGATTTGAACCCATTACTTCTTTAGTTGCTTGCAACAATGGATTGGCAAATTTTCATTATATTATATCTGAATCTTTAAAATATTTAAATAATTATGGTTGGCTTATATTAGAACATGGTTATAAACAATCGAATACAGTACAAAAAATATTAAAAAAAAATTATTATAGAAATATTACTAAATATACTGATATTCAAGGATATTATAGAGTAATATGTGCTCAAAAAATACTATTATAATTTTTATAAAAAATTATAATTAAATCTTTTTAGTAAAATACTAATATTTTAATTATATAAAAATATATTTAATATAGAATTTTTGTTATTATCAAATAATATTTCTATTATAAAAACAAAATGCAACAAAATAATAACTTATTAAGTCAAAATAAAAAAAATTTGGGGAAAAAAACCAATTTATTAAATATTCCAAAATTATTAAAAATAGATCATAGAATTATTGGTAAAAAATTAGATTTATATCATTTCCAAAAAGAATCTCCTGGCATGGTGTTTTGGCATGATAATGGTTATATTATTTTTCGAGAATTAGAAAATTATTTACGTATAAAATTACAAGAATATAATTATATTGAAGTAAAAACTCCACTAATAACGGATATTTCTATTTGGAAAAAAACAGGACATTGGAAAATTTACAAAGATGCTATTTTTACAACCCGTTCAGAAAATAAAAATTATTGTATCAAACCTATGAATTGTCCTGGTCATATACAAATTTTCCAACAAGGAATAAAATCATACAAAAATCTACCATTAAGAATAGCAGAATTTGGTATTTGCCATAGAAATGAATCATCAGGATCTTTACAAGGGTTAATGAGATTACGTAATTTTACTCAAGATGACGCTCATATATTTTGTATGCAAAATCAAGTAGCTCAAGAAATTGAGCATTGTATTCGCATGATGTATGATATATACGATGTTTTTGGTTTTAAAAAATTTTGTGTAAAATTATCCACTAGACCTAATAATAAAATTGGGGATGATTTAATTTGGAATCAAACGGAGCAGAATTTATCTTATATACTAAATAAATTAAATATTAATTTTAAATATCAAGAAGGTGAAGGTGCTTTTTATGGTCCTAAAATAGAATTTTCTTTTTTTGATTGTTTAAATAGAGAATGGCAGTGTGGTACTATACAATTAGATTTTATATTACCAAAACGTTTGAATTTATTTTTTATTAATGATAAAAATCAACATGAAATACCTATAATAATACATCGTGCTATTTTAGGTTCTTTAGAAAGATTTATAGGTATTATTATTGAAGAGTATCATGGATATTTACCAATTTGGTTAGCACCATTACAAATAGTAATACTAAATGTTAGTGAAAAACATTCTAATTATGTTCTTTCTTTAGTAAAGAAAATTAAAAAAAATAAAATTAGAATTAAATCTGACTTAAGAAATAAAAATGTATCATTTAAAATAAGAGAATATAGTATACAACACATACCAT contains:
- the prfA gene encoding peptide chain release factor 1 is translated as MNHSMFKKLNLFYKRYNYIKKQLNNYKIYNNQESIRSLFIEYTQLSNIIKLFIKWKKLQLELKNNKLLLNDKEIYSMVIEDINDIKMKQKNIENKLKILLLPKNEENNRNCFLEIKAGSGGNEACIFVNNLSKMYIRYSESKKWKVKIIHIHYNEYGGYKEIILKIIGKGSYGKLKYESGGHRVQRVPETESQGRVHTSTCTIAVMPELLKKERPKINIQDLKIDTFRSSGAGGQHVNTTDSAIRITHIPTNIVVECQDERSQHKNKAKALAVLAARINEMEIKKKNKNNALKKKMLLGSGERSDRNRTYNFIQKRVTDHRINLTIYKLNEIMNGELDILIKPIIHKYNTDALLAISKK
- the prmC gene encoding peptide chain release factor N(5)-glutamine methyltransferase gives rise to the protein MIINKWLQYSYNFLKKNEIKLYQLESVIMLSFVLKKSKSWIYGYSEKKINFTQLKILKKMLKRRVRGEPIAYILGFCEFWSLKIYVSHNVLIPRQDTEILVNVACKKINFKTQKILDLGTGSGIIALVIANRFNNLNITAVDFRKKILNIAKYNAKKLLINNITFLKSNWFSKLKNKKFDVIVSNPPYISYKEYFFFKKKLRFEPITSLVACNNGLANFHYIISESLKYLNNYGWLILEHGYKQSNTVQKILKKNYYRNITKYTDIQGYYRVICAQKILL
- the thrS gene encoding threonine--tRNA ligase, whose product is MQQNNNLLSQNKKNLGKKTNLLNIPKLLKIDHRIIGKKLDLYHFQKESPGMVFWHDNGYIIFRELENYLRIKLQEYNYIEVKTPLITDISIWKKTGHWKIYKDAIFTTRSENKNYCIKPMNCPGHIQIFQQGIKSYKNLPLRIAEFGICHRNESSGSLQGLMRLRNFTQDDAHIFCMQNQVAQEIEHCIRMMYDIYDVFGFKKFCVKLSTRPNNKIGDDLIWNQTEQNLSYILNKLNINFKYQEGEGAFYGPKIEFSFFDCLNREWQCGTIQLDFILPKRLNLFFINDKNQHEIPIIIHRAILGSLERFIGIIIEEYHGYLPIWLAPLQIVILNVSEKHSNYVLSLVKKIKKNKIRIKSDLRNKNVSFKIREYSIQHIPYILICGDKEVKNNVISVRDCFGKNLGFMKIHDIIDKVKKEIDNYNIHQLGR